CGAGCCGGAGTTGGGAGCGCGGCCGACGATCGCTTCGGTGAGCTTGGGAGCCGAGCGCGTCTTCGAATTGTCGCACGTCGCGGACGGGAGGCGGGTCAAGTGCCTGCTGGAACACGGGAGCCTGCTCGTGATGTCGGGAGATTCGCAGCGATGTTGGCGGCACCGTATCGCCAAGGTGCGAGCTATCGAGCATTCCCGCATCAACCTGACGTTTCGGGAAGTGGCCGCGCGGCCGAACGCAGAAGAGCGGGCCAAGACCGATGGCCGTTCTGACGCTCGGTAGCGGAGCCAAACGCTACTTTAGGAATTTCAACTGGTCGCTCGCAAGCGCGTGCGTGCTGATTTCCGTTATCGGCATCATGTGTATTCAGTCGGCCGACGTGCACAATCCCGACGCCGCGGGCGAGTTTCGCAAGCAGATACTCTATCTCGTTCTGGGCACGCCGTTGATGATCGGCTTTTCGCTCATCGACTACCGCAACTGGCAGCGTTGGGCACCCGCGCTCTACGGCCTCAACCTCGTCCTCCTGCTGTTCATCCTGCGCGGTGGCCACAGCGCGCTCGGCGCCCAACGGTGGATATCGCTGGGCCCGCTCGGGACGTTCCAGCCTTCGGAGCCGGCCAAGCTGGTGCTGGCGATCGCGATTGCGGCGGTGCTCTGTCGCGGGAGTTACGAGCGCTTGCAAGACATCTGGAAGCCGTTGGTCGTGGTTGCAATCCCGGCATTGCTCATCGTCAAGCAACCGGATCTTGGAACGTCGCTCGTCATCCTGGCCATGCTCACCGCCCAACTCTTCTTCGGTTTACCCAAGCTGGGTGATTTCGCAATCTACATGATGGGCGTCTTCGTCGTGGCCGCGACGGCGGTCGGCACCAACGTCGTTCTCAAACCGTTCCAAAAGGCGCGCCTCTTCGTTTTTCTCAATCCGAAAGCCGACCCGCAAGGAGCCGGCTACAATCTCAATCAATCGAAAATCGCCGTCGGCAACGGCGAGTGGTTGGGACGCGGCTTGCATCACGGGACGCAAACGCAACTCAATTTCGTACCCGAACATTCGCGGGATTTCATTTTCACCGTCTTGGCGGAGGAGTTCGGTTTCGTCGGTGCGGCGGTACTGCTGGTTCTTTATGCCATGATTTTATTCGGGGGCGTTCGCGCCATGTTCGCTGCGCGCGATCGATTCGGATTTCTGCTGGCGAGCGGCTTGGTTGCGATGCTGACGTTTCATATCGTGGTCAATATCGGCATGACCATCGGCATCATGCCGATTACCGGCATCCCGCTGCCCTTTATGTCGTACGGCGGTTCGGCCATTCTCACCAATTTTGCCGCGGTCGGCGTTTTGTTGAACATCTACTCGCAGAAAGACCGCGGCGTTCTCGGCAACGCCTAACTTTCGCCGGCGCCTCGAAGGCGAAAGACGGCTCCGAACGGATGGCGGGCGAGCTCTTCGCATCCAAACGGTCGTAACGCTTCTTCGTGCACGGGCGTGTGGTAGATCAGATGTACGCGGTCGTCCTTGGCGCGCGAGTGCACGATCGCTCCGATGCATTGCGCGAGGGCGATCTCATCGAACGGGTTGTAGAGAAAGACGACCAGATCGCCCGGCGGATAATTCCAGAGCCGCGCGTCGGCGCGAACCACCCGCAGATCGCGGCACCGCTGCGTTATGCCGTGCGCTCGCGAGAGATTCT
The genomic region above belongs to Candidatus Dormiibacterota bacterium and contains:
- the rodA gene encoding rod shape-determining protein RodA yields the protein MAVLTLGSGAKRYFRNFNWSLASACVLISVIGIMCIQSADVHNPDAAGEFRKQILYLVLGTPLMIGFSLIDYRNWQRWAPALYGLNLVLLLFILRGGHSALGAQRWISLGPLGTFQPSEPAKLVLAIAIAAVLCRGSYERLQDIWKPLVVVAIPALLIVKQPDLGTSLVILAMLTAQLFFGLPKLGDFAIYMMGVFVVAATAVGTNVVLKPFQKARLFVFLNPKADPQGAGYNLNQSKIAVGNGEWLGRGLHHGTQTQLNFVPEHSRDFIFTVLAEEFGFVGAAVLLVLYAMILFGGVRAMFAARDRFGFLLASGLVAMLTFHIVVNIGMTIGIMPITGIPLPFMSYGGSAILTNFAAVGVLLNIYSQKDRGVLGNA